Genomic window (Rossellomorea aquimaris):
TTGGAGAATATCGGGGATCTTTGGAGCAAAGCCTTAGAAAGCATCGAAAAAAAGATAAGCAAACCGAGCTTTGATACTTGGTTAAAATCGACTAAGGCGCATTCCATACAAGGTGACACACTTGTCATTACAGCTCCAAATGAATTTGCACGAGATTGGCTGGAAGGACGCTATTCTCAATTAATCTCCGGGGTTTTGTATGATATTACGGGCGAAGAGTTAGTCGTAAAATTTATCATTCCACAAAATCAGGAGCCGGAAGAATTTGATATTCAATTACCGCCAAAGAAGTCGATGAAAGACGACGAGCAACAGGATATCAATCAAAATATGCTGAATGCAAAGTACACATTCGACACCTTTGTTATCGGTTCGGGCAACCGTTTCGCCCATGCCGCATCTTTGGCTGTGGCTGAAGCACCTGCAAAAGCCTATAATCCCTTGTTTATTTATGGTGGAGTAGGACTGGGAAAAACTCACTTAATGCATGCGATCGGACATTATGTACTGGAGCATAATCCTGCTGCTAAAGTGGTTTATCTATCCTCTGAAAAATTCACAAACGAATTCATTAACTCCATTCGTGACAATAAAGCAGTCGATTTCCGCAATAAATACCGCAGCGTTGATGTTTTATTAATAGATGACATTCAATTTCTAGCAGGAAAAGAACAAACGCAAGAGGAATTTTTCCATACTTTTAATACCTTACATGAAGAAAGCAAGCAGATTGTCATTTCCAGTGATCGGCCACCGAAAGAAATTCCGACACTCGAAGACAGACTTCGCTCTCGATTTGAATGGGGTCTTATTACAGACATAACACCACCAGATCTCGAGACGAGAATTGCCATTTTACGAAAAAAAGCAAAGGCTGAAGGATTGGACATTCCAAATGAGGCCATGCTTTATATAGCTAATCAAATCGATTCAAACATTCGTGAGTTAGAAGGCGCTTTAATCCGTGTTGTTGCGTACTCTTCCCTTATAAATAAAGATATTAATGCTGATCTGGCAGCCGAAGCTTTGAAAGATATCATTCCCAGCTCAAAACCACGGGTCATTACCATCCAGGAAATTCAACGTGTCGTT
Coding sequences:
- the dnaA gene encoding chromosomal replication initiator protein DnaA, which translates into the protein MENIGDLWSKALESIEKKISKPSFDTWLKSTKAHSIQGDTLVITAPNEFARDWLEGRYSQLISGVLYDITGEELVVKFIIPQNQEPEEFDIQLPPKKSMKDDEQQDINQNMLNAKYTFDTFVIGSGNRFAHAASLAVAEAPAKAYNPLFIYGGVGLGKTHLMHAIGHYVLEHNPAAKVVYLSSEKFTNEFINSIRDNKAVDFRNKYRSVDVLLIDDIQFLAGKEQTQEEFFHTFNTLHEESKQIVISSDRPPKEIPTLEDRLRSRFEWGLITDITPPDLETRIAILRKKAKAEGLDIPNEAMLYIANQIDSNIRELEGALIRVVAYSSLINKDINADLAAEALKDIIPSSKPRVITIQEIQRVVGEHFNVKLEDFKAKKRTKSIAFPRQIAMYLSREMTDSSLPKIGEEFGGRDHTTVIHAHEKISTLLGADALLQQQLKEIRESLKS